DNA sequence from the Vicia villosa cultivar HV-30 ecotype Madison, WI linkage group LG3, Vvil1.0, whole genome shotgun sequence genome:
taaagaatttaaataaaagatacgtttgtttaaaattaagaataatattttttattaaaaattatgattttttttaataaatatttaaaatcataatttattatttactttagttgaatatattaaaaattaatataaagaaaatacaattgttgattattttataaataagaaaaaactattttttattaataatcaataatttttttagaagtatttaagaattctaatttttttatttattaaatatttaaaaaatcatattgttatttattaccaaaaatagagGAACCTATCTTTAGAAAGAATCATGTGAATAATGAGTCAAATAGAGGTCATATGATAACCGTTAGATTAAAGTACAATCAATGGTTATAAAAGAGTGTAattgtaatttgatccctcctctatatatatatatatatatatatatatatatatatatatatatatatatatatatatatagatatatatatatatatatatatatatatatatatatatatatatatatatatatatataaatatatatatatatatatatatatatgaggagggatcaaattacacccgaagagttacaccacgagttacactcgttcaataactacatctcgaattaatattttataaattcaaccgttggattgaaacattatatcatatagatcatacctataaagtttgagcttaatctataatgatttactatatcatcaagatatccaaagattaacgtcaaaatgagctttcatataacgttaattttaatgtaattcaataacatagtaaatcattatagattaagctcaaactttataggtatgatctatatgatattatgtttcaattcaacggttgaatttaaaaaatattaattcaagatgtagttattgaacgagtgtaactcgtggtgtaactcttcgggtgtaatttgatccctcctatatatatatatatatatatatatatatatatatatatatatatatatatatatatatatatatatatatatatatatatatatatatatatatatatatatatatatatatatatatatatatatatatatatatatatatatatgaggagggatcaaattacacccgaatagttacaccacgagttacactcgttcaataactacatctcgaattaatattttttaattttaaccgttggattgaaacataatatcatatagatcatacctataaagtttgagcttaatctataatgatttactatgttactgaatcacatcaaaattaacgttatatgaaagctcattttgacgttaatctttggatatcttgatgatatagtaaatcattatagattaagctcaaactttataggtatgatctatatgttattatgtttcaatcaaacggttgaatttaaaaaatattaatttgagatgtggttattgaacgagtgtaacccgtggtgtaactcttcgggtgtaatttgatccctcctatatatatatatatatatatatatatatatatatatatatatatatatatatatatatatatatatatatatatatatatatatatatgtatatacaccCTTTTATTCAGAAAAAAATCTTTCACTTCCTTTCTcttcaccttctttctttttgataaaaatttatCCTCCTTCTTCGATTGAACCAAAAACTTGTTGAtgtttttctttttacttttttttcattttacaaAACATaggaattcaaaaaaaaaattgattaatgaaATTTTGTTATATAAGGTTATAACTTAGCTCAAAATTGAATTGCTCAACTTTTTTCAAGATTAATaaaattttgttatatatatatatatatatatatatatatatatatatatatatatatatatatatataacaatcttTTTAAAGTTAGCTTAACTAATTTAGGTCGAGATTTCTCTAATATTTAATATAGACCAATCTTCTTCAGAGAATACATTAGACAAGATAGGTTGAAAATTATTGTCTTCAATTAATATTTCTTCACGCGCATGAGTCTCATATCAAACTCCTGGTGATTTGCTTAAAAACCTAAATATGTTACCTATGAACCAATCCATTGTGAATATATTTCTTTACTTTGTTATGTTATTACAGCAAATATATTTCATTTCGTTTTATTGAAGTTTCTACAAATTTCTAGAGTTTTCATGATATGTTATTATCATGATAAATCTAGATTCTTCTATCTTTACCATACACTTATATATCTAGATTGTTCTACCATATTCATACAACTTATATTTCTAGGATGTTTTATATTTTCATACAAATTATATTTAAGAATACTCTAGAAATTTGTAGCAACTTCAATACTCCTCCTTGATGCAAATTTTTGTGACTCCAAGCATAGCTCGTAGCTCTTCAAATCTTGGTCTTGGCAACGCTTTCATGAATATGTCTGCAATTTGATCTTCTGTCCTGCAGTAGTCGAGTTTGATCTCTTTAGTTGCTTCAGCTTCTCTGATAAAGTGATACTTAATTGCTATGTGTTTTTCTCTACTGTGATGCACTGGATTCTCTGACATTGCAATTGCTGATTTGTTGTCGCAATTGATTTTAGTAGGTTCATCTTGTTTTTCTCCCATGTCTTCAAGTATCCTGCAAAGCCATATAGCTTGACTCGTTGCTTCAGCAGCTGCCACGTACTCTGCTTCTGCTGTTGATTGTGCAATCGTAGCTTGCTTCTTTGATGCCCAGGAGAAAATTCCTGATCCTAGAGAGAAAGCAAAGCCAGAGGTGCTCTTCATGTCATCTACCGAACCTGCCAATTACTATCGGTGTAGCCAAGTAATCTTGAGTTAGTTTCAGTAGTGTACCATATACCGGACTCTTTTGTTCATTAtagatacctcaaaattctttTTCCCGCTCCAAAGTGTATTTGACTTGGGCTTTGCATGAATCTTGATAGAAGACTTGTAGCATACATTATGTCTGGCCGTGTAGTTGTCAAATATAGGAGAATTCCAATTAGACTTCTGTATTTGGATGCATCAGCTTATGCGCTCCATCATTTTTCTGTAGTTTCTCATTTGTTATGAGTGGGGTAGCGACAGGTTTACAACCGTACATCTTGAATTTCTTAAGTAAGCcttctgtgtatttcttttgcgAGATGAATATCCCTTCATTTCTCTGACTTACCTCTATACCAAGGAAGTAACTCATCAAACCAAGGTCGGTCATCTCAAAGGTCTTCATCATGTCTTCTTTGAACTCCATCATCATCTTAGTATTGTTTCCTGTGTATATAAGGTCATCTACATATAGAGAGAGTAAGAGAGTGTACTGACCTTGGGACTTGATGTAAAGTGTAGGCTCACTCTTGCTCCTCCTGAATCCTATATCCATCAAATACTGATCGATTCTGCTATACCATGCTCGAGGTGCTTGCTTCAAACCGTAGAGTAATTTTCTTAGTCTTAACACTTTGCTTTCTTCACCTTCATATATGAATCCTTGTGGCTGCTCCACATAGATCTCTTATTCAAGTACGCCATTAAGGAAGGCAGATTTGACATCTAGTTGATGGATACTCAATCCTTTTTGTGCCGCAAGAGCTATTAGAGATCTTATGGTATCAAGACGAGCTACTGGTGCAAATGTCTCATTGTAGTCAATCCCAGGTTGTTGTGAGTAACCCTTAGCTACTAGCCTCGCCTTGTGTTTCTGTATGGTGCCATCAGGGTTGAGCTTTGTCTTATAGACCCACTTAACCCCAATGATATCTTTTCCATGGGGACGATTTactaactcccatgtgttgttttTCTCGATCATCTTTATCTCTTCTTCCATTGCCTTGACCCATACTTCCTCCTTTGATGCTTCTTCAAAGCTTCTGGGTTCTAGTATGGCCATGTTGCAGGATTCATATATGTCCACCAAAGATCTTACTCGTCTTGGAGTAGACTCTGGTGATGAtaattcttgttcttgttgttgtggtggaggcGAAAGAGGTTCACCTGATTCTTCTTCCTCAGGTTCTTCGTCCTCGGGTTCTTCTTGAGGTAGTTGAGCTGGTATAAGGATGTTCTTCTCCACTTTTTCTTcatcccaattccaagaagcatTCTCATCAACTTCAACATCTCGACAGATGATGAGTTTTTTAGTTTGCAAGTTATAGACACGGTAGCCCTTAGAGATTGTGCTATACCCCAGGAAGATACCTCGAATAGTCTTGTCCTCAAGCTTATGCCTCTTCACGTCTGGAATATGAATGTAGAATATAGATCCAAAGACCCTTAGGTGCTTTGCTGATGGCTTCTTCCCGCTCCAGGCTTCAATTGGAGTCTTATCTTGTACTTCCTTAGTTGGACATCTGTTGAGTATGTAAACAGCAGTGTAGACTGCTTCAGCCCAGAATGTGTTAGGCAGTCCCTTCTCCTTGAGCATCGATCTAGCCATCTCcataactgtgcaaatctttctTTCTGACACACCATTTAGTTGAGGTGAATATGCGACTGTAAGTTGTCGCTCTATGCCTTCATCCTCGCAAAATCTGTCAAACTCGCGAGAGGTGTACTCTTTGTCGCGATCACTTCTTAGTACTTTTATCTATTTTCCACTTTGATTTTCCGCAAGGGCCTTGAACTTTTTGAATACTCCAAAGACTTCTGATTTTTATTTTAGGAAATAGACCCATGTCATTCTAGAGAAGTCGTCAATGAAGAGTATAAAGTACCTGTTGTTCTCATGTGATGGCGTCCTCATCGGTCCACATACGTCGATATGTATCAGCTCCAATAGGTCTTTCGCTCTCCATGCTACACCTGTTGAAAATGGAAATCGGTGTTGCTTACCAAGGAGACACCCTTCGCACACTTCATTGATGTCCTTTATGCTTGGAAGATCTCTCATCATGTTCTTCTCATGTAACAGCTTCAAGGTATGTGTGTTGAAGTGGccaaatctttgatgctagaGCCATGAATCATCAACTTGTACTTTCATGGCAATGTTAGTTGCATATTTTAAATTTAGCGAGAAGCTTCTATTGCTCTTATTCATCTTCACTTGGGCAATCTCGgcccttttatttttattgtctAATATTTTGCATACACCTCCTTCAAAGTGAAGTGTATAGCCTCTCTCCATCATTTGACCAATGCTTAGAATATTTTCTTTTAGGCTGGGAACTAGTAAGACATCATGGATGAGTCGCGTACCTTTATCTGTCTCCACCATGACAGTGCCTTTTCCTTTTGATTCAACCACACTACCATTTCCTAGTCGGACTTTCAGTTTGACAGACTCGTCAATACTTTTAAAAATAGTATCATCCCTGGCCATGTGATTGCTACATCCACTATCCAAGTACAAACTTCCTCCTTTTTCTTTCATTGAGTATTGAGTGGCATAGAACATACATTGTTCTTGATCACGCTCCTCTGCAATATTAGCTTGATGCCTATCTTTGTTGCGACAATTTTTCTCTATGTGTCCGAACTTCTTGCAATGGTTGCATTGTGGCATATTACGGTACCAACAATTTTCCTCTGCGTGGCCTGGTCTTTTGCATATATTGCATGGAGGATTTTTATCTGGCTTGTTCTTAAAGAAATTTCTAGAAGCTTCTCTTCTTCTAGAAATTTCTCCATAGCTCTTCTTTCCTTCATCTTCTTTATTTTGGGGCCGAAATTTGAGCTTTGATCGGAAGGCattttcaagcatatcttctttaTGCCTGCCTATTCAGTCTTTGCTCATATGCTTCAAGAGAGCCCACTAGTTCTGTCACTGATAGAGTGGACAAATCTTTGGTTTCCTCAATTAAGAGGTTGGTGACTTGAGCCTATAAATAGGCAATTGCTACATTGTAAACAATCATCCAAGAAATCAATGACATAGCCTTGTTTCTAAACATCTCTCTAAAACTATCttttatcaactatcaactaatCAACTACCAACACATTTAAGAAAAAGCGAAATGTTATGAGCTTTTACATTAACAATCATCAACAATAAATTTGTTTTGAAGCTTAGATCTTCACCAATGATGAAGATGATAATTATGCAGCGAAATATTAATGGTCTCTTATagactgataccatattagatgagaatgaaggatagaaaaacacttagaaagggggggattgaataagtgtgactttaaatcttggacgataaaaataaattgcacaattatttttatcctggttcgctgttaacgaagctactccagtccacccccgcagagatgatttacctcaacctgaggatttaatccactaatcgcacggattacaatggttttccacttagtccgcaactaagtcttccagagtcttctgatcacacactgatcactccaggaacaactgcttagttcactcctaagacttttctagagtctactgatcaacacgatcactctaggcttagttcactcctaagacttccctagagtattctgatcaacctgatcactctagttacaaactgctcagccaactgctaagacttcctagagtatactgatcacacgatcactctagttccttacaacttaatgtaatcaattctaagagtttacaaatgcttcttaaaagcgataatcacaactgtgatatttctcttaacgtttaagcttaatctcactaatatattacaacagcaatgtagtgagttgatgaagatgaagattctgagtttagatttgaacagcgtttcagcaagtttgatataagttgttttggtgcagaatcgttaaccttgcttctcatcagaacttcatatttataggcgttgagaagatgaccgttgaatgcatttaatgctttgcgtgttccgtacagcattacatttaatgttatacgcttttgtcaactacctcgagccttgttcacgctgtgtctactgacgtagcctttagtagctttaacgttccttttgtcagtcagcgtagtctgccacgtgtacttccttctgatctgatgtttgtgaatacgacgtttgaatatcatcagagtcaaacagcttggtgcatagcatcttctgatcttctgatcttgaagtgcttctgagcgtgataccatcttctgatcttcagtgcttctgatctcatgttcttctgatgcttccatagacccatgttctgattctgcttcgaccatcttctgatgtcttgccagaccatgttctgatgttgcatgctgaaccatttgagacacatcttctgagcgctgaattatgcgtactctttatatatatttcctgaaagggaaattgcattggattagagtaccatattatcttaagcaaaattcatattatttttatcatcaaaactaagataattgataagaacaaatcttgttctaacaatctccccctttttgatgatgacaaaaacatatataaatgatatgaatttgcgatcagaaagagtagacggcaaaagacaaattacacagctatagcataagcatatgaatatgtctccccctgagattaacaatctccccctgagataaataatctccccctgaaataaatactcgaagagctttgataaaagacttccctgattatttcggtagagacgatcatataagcttctgccttcagagaattcatagcttctgacttctgcttccattggacagcttcagaacttgaatttctttagatccttagaacactcacagcttctgattcctgcttccatcgtggacagcttcagaacttgaatttctttgatcttcagaacattcacagcttctgacttctgcttccattcaggacagcttcagaacttgagttttctggatcttttagaacattcacatcttctgatttctgcttccctcggatagcttcagaactttgaatgtctaccaatcatcacttcatgctagatttgtatcagaacattgttgaatgtaccagagcatcatcagagcatctctacatcctgaaatgttacagaacaaaaactaaacgaca
Encoded proteins:
- the LOC131658333 gene encoding uncharacterized protein LOC131658333; this translates as MLENAFRSKLKFRPQNKEDEGKKSYGEISRRREASRNFFKNKPDKNPPCNICKRPGHAEENCWYRNMPQCNHCKKFGHIEKNCRNKDRHQANIAEERDQEQCMFYATQYSMKEKGGSLYLDSGCSNHMARDDTIFKSIDESVKLKVRLGNGSVVESKGKGTVMVETDKGTRLIHDVLLVPSLKENILSIGQMMERGYTLHFEGGVCKILDNKNKRAEIAQVKMNKSNRSFSLNLKYATNIAMKVQVDDSWL